From Topomyia yanbarensis strain Yona2022 chromosome 1, ASM3024719v1, whole genome shotgun sequence, one genomic window encodes:
- the LOC131676742 gene encoding probable U3 small nucleolar RNA-associated protein 11 → MSSWKKAAKSNQKVHRERAQPESRAHLGLLEKKQDYKRRANDQHEKDDTLKLLRKRALTRNPDEFYHHMINSKVQKGEHHELERDKDEHTPAQVRLMETQDLRYVNMKRTMEANKIGRLQARLHMTDVANETKNTHIFFVEDEQEAKEFSVAERLQTHPSLVGRKTNRPKLDQLAKLVLDVQDEKVILAMNDERKKSYHELQCRVEREKELTIVQQKMELKRALQEKRLRKPKQVSKGTKDQAPIYKFKYERKR, encoded by the exons ATGTCCAGCTGGAAGAAGGCAGCAAAATCAAACCAGAAGGTGCACCGGGAAAGGGCACAGCCGGAGAGCCGCGCCCACCTTGGGCTACTGGAGAAGAAACAGGACTACAAACGGCGCGCCAATGATCAGCACGAAAAGGATGACACACTGAAGCTGCTGCGAAAACGGGCCCTTACCCGGAACCCGGACGAGTTCTACCACCACATGATAAACTCGAAGGTACAGAAGGGTGAGCATCATGAGCTAGAACGGGACAAGGACGAGCATACACCGGCACAAGTTCGACTAATGGAAACGCAAGATTTACGGTATGTCAATATGAAGCGAACCATGGAGGCGAATAAGATAGGCCGGCTGCAGGCTCGTTTACACATGACGGATGTTGCCAATGAGACGAAGAATACGCACATTTTTTTCGTCGAAGACGAACAGGAAGCTAAGGAGTTCAGTGTAGCGGAACGACTGCAGACGCATCCCAGTCTGGTTGGAAGAAAAACCAACCGACCTAAGCTGGACCAGTTGGCGAAATTGGTGTTGGATGTGCAGGACGAGAAG GTTATTCTGGCAATGAACGACGAGCGGAAAAAGTCCTACCACGAATTGCAGTGTCGTGTGGAGCGGGAAAAAGAACTCACCATTGTTCAACAGAAAATGGAACTAAAGCGAGCTTTACAGGAGAAGCGCCTTAGAAAGCCAAAACAAGTGTCAAAGGGAACGAAAGATCAAGCCCCAATTTACAAATTTAAATACGAGAGGAAGCGGTAG
- the LOC131676741 gene encoding DNA-binding protein Ets97D produces the protein MDSLNIKMEVPDLPLPDHIAQLGEDGLGIIANSEFLANGNGLFLGDTDDADDEDDTIVVHMDLRENLSTLRGLVEQRIGVSLKHYEFWLQDTQMLESHKNLVDQCVQGEGLVQINVQVQTAKRRINIADVLKPTDEVLESYQQELELAAAQAAVAAQVAAAAAAAASISNLDTSSTTKQNSTPSLPSAPATISNDSVPPSTKPQQLTSKEELETASAVAAIIKSANAEANAEKAAAQLPISNGSGVKDSPKIADSPTIIDDDDDDDDEMGDGGQSALRWVCDTNFKRDQQRLNIPDDPVEWTVAHVKHWIQWAVRIFQLTSIKLPDWTISGKELCDMDHNEFKQRVPNDPGDLFWTHMELLRKCKFVAVVQKQGDGDDYDEMAILRKVPRNSLGNETSYCGNRSGNNGQIQLWQFLLEILTDKEHRGVIQWIGTEGEFKLCNPELVAQLWGERKNKPTMNYEKLSRALRYYYDGDMISKVHGKRFVYKFVCDLRELIGYDASELASLVNEGPPIASDQFDLKNFDLDFD, from the exons ATGGATTCGCTGAACATCAAAATGGAGGTACCGGATTTGCCACTTCCTGATCATATTGCACAGCTCGGCGAGGACGGACTTGGCATTATTGCCAACTCGGAGTTTTTGGCTAATGGAAATGGATTGTTCCTTGGCGATACTGACGATGCCGACGACGAAGATGATACTATTGTAGTGCATATGGATTTGCGGGAAAATTTGTCCACATTGAG AGGACTCGTCGAACAGCGCATTGGTGTTTCATTGAAGCATTATGAATTCTGGCTGCAGGATACTCAGATGCTGGAATCGCACAAGAATTTGGTTGATCAATGCGTCCAGGGCGAAGGTCTGGTGCAGATCAATGTTCAAGTTCAAACGGCAAAACGACGTATCAATATTGCTGATGTTCTGAAGCCAACGGATGAGGTTCTGGAAAGCTATCAGCAAGAGTTGGAACTAGCTGCTGCACAAGCTGCGGTTGCTGCCCAGGTTGCAGCCGCTGCGGCAGCAGCCGCTTCTATTTCCAACCTGGACACAAGCTCGACTACAAAGCAAAATTCAACTCCTTCGCTTCCATCGGCACCAGCGACCATTTCGAATGATTCTGTACCACCGTCTACCAAGCCACAGCAATTAACTTCGAAAGAGGAGCTAGAGACTGCTTCCGCCGTGGCTGCAATTATAAAATCAGCAAATGCGGAAGCGAACGCAGAGAAAGCGGCTGCCCAGTTGCCTATCAGCAATGGTTCGGGGGTTAAAGATTCACCTAAAATTGCGGACTCACCCACGATaatcgacgacgacgatgatgacGATGACGAAATGGGAGATGGTGGTCAGTCGGCGCTGCGTTGGGTTTGCGATACGAATTTTAAGCGTGACCAGCAACGGTTGAACATTCCGGACGATCCGGTTGAGTGGACGGTGGCGCATGTCAAACACTGGATCCAATGGGCTGTTCGGATTTTTCAGCTGACCAGCATCAAGTTGCCGGATTGGACCATTAGCGGCAAAGAATTGTGTGATATGGATCATAACGAATTCAAGCAGAGAGTTCCGAACGATCCGGGCGATCTGTTCTGGACTCACATGGAGTTGTTGCGAAAGTGCAAATTTGTCGCCGTTGTGCAGAAGCAAGGCGATGGCGATGATTACGACGAGATGGCAATACTGCGGAAGGTTCCGAGGAACAGTTTAGGAA ATGAAACTAGTTACTGCGGCAATCGAAGCGGAAACAATGGTCAGATTCAGCTTTGGCaatttttgttggaaatcctCACTGATAAAGAGCACCGTGGCGTTATTCAATGGATCG GCACAGAAGGAGAATTCAAACTGTGCAATCCGGAACTGGTCGCACAACTATGGGGCGAGAGGAAGAACAAGCCAACCATGAACTATGAGAAGCTGTCACGAGCCCTCCGCTACTATTATGACGGGGATATGATCTCCAAGGTGCATGGCAAGCGATTTGTGTACAAGTTTGTCTGCGATCTTCGGGAACTGATTGGATATGATGCCTCCGAACTAGCTTCTCTTGTCAACGAGGGGCCCCCGATTGCCAGCGATCAGTTTGATTTAAAGAATTTTGATTTGGACTTTGATTAA